A stretch of DNA from Labrus mixtus chromosome 6, fLabMix1.1, whole genome shotgun sequence:
CCGAGCAAAGATACAGAACCGAGACTCCTTCTTTACTCTAAGAAAATCAGGTTTTTTGGTGTTTCAAGTTCTAAGTAAAAATCTAACCAACCTCAAAAAACTATTACTCCAAGCTTGGACAAATAGTTTTTCATGTACAAGCATAAACATCTGTCTCAGGAAAACTTGAATTTAACTTAAGTGACACCTTGAGGAGAGGATTTATTGACATTAGGTCAGCCGCTCTGTTGATTAAAGACAGCATGGGCTTTTGATTGAGCAATGTTTTCACAGaactacataaacacattttcaatcaCACTTCTCACTGTCAAGGAAATAATTAACTTAacttgatcattttaaaataaaaacctttttaagaGGCGCAgctgtaatgttttcattttagtgATGTCTTGAGGTTATCACTGCAAGCTTCAAGAAagaacacctgtgtgtgtgtgtgtgtgtgtgtgtgtgtgtgtgtgtgtgtgtgtgtgtgtgtgtgtgtgtgtgtgtgtgtgtgtgtgtgtactttattTGACCAGAGCTGATCCTCATGTCAACAACTTGTCATGAAACTACCTTCCATCTAATTTCAGCACAACAGTAAACAAATTGTATATTTAGAGAGAgtataaggaacacaggaagttaatttaatttaataaatattaattattgagctgtggaaaaggattaaataagttttatacttcttccttttcaggcatatcaattgaatatatgtaattagctttttctttttttgtgaaataatttgaacattgtttttttgtttattgtattttcatgcttttcattttgttttgtattttttatatgtttgattttatttgatacttttattattttatttgacgtTTTGAGGTGAACAAAGCTCATGTATGACGTAATGTCATAAAATAAACTACATAAAATAACAGTCTACCTGCTTCACCTGCGTCGCACATTCAGTGACGCAGGTTTCATGACATTGTAGCATAGCTGTGAGCTGGTGCAGAAACTGAACCTGAGCCGTTTGTTAAAACACACCTGAGCTGTAGAGACGAGCAGCAGACAGGACGGCCGGCGCTGCTCTGGAGTTCTTCAGGAGCAAAGCTGCGTTTCTGCAGAGGAAAGCCATGacgacagaaagaggagaagaagaagaagaaggactgCTGTCAGTGAACTTGCTCCAAGATCGCTTGCAACTCCTTCCTGTTCAGTCTTCTTCGTTGGTGTTTTCCATGAGGAGAAATGTTTGGGTGACTTGCATTAGCGCCACCTGGTGGATGCGGAGTGCACATGAGCGTGTAATTAGATTTGTCtagtttttattcttttcattCTGATgcttcagttatttattttattttaactaacACCTGCGTTCAAAGAGCACATTCATTGTGTACTCGagtgtttattatttaaagaTTAGGTCTACATAAATCCATTATCTGTTTCgaattttaatatttatttaacatacattttctgtttgaggACGTCCACTGAGAACtgaactcaaaataaaaagattaatattaatatgtatttaaatgaacaaCCACCAGATCAAACAGAGAAATAaggcaaaacacaacataacattAACCTAATTAATACAGGCTATATTATTAGGATTATCATCTAACTGAACAGGATAACATCTTCAgtacaatgtttatttttagatttttttttaaacggatgAACCAATACACATATTTAAtcaaatgcaacaacaaaaataccCATGTTCGattattaattaaattatttaacaaTTGTCCTTTAcatgtagatttatttttgtacataAAGCATTAAACCTACATTGTAATATTcatcagaagagaaaagagaaacctGTCATGTTAAACATTGTATCATCATAATAACCTGATCACAAAACGTGTGAAGGAGGTGGACAAATAAATCAGTCAGTGCATCtctaataatatatatataaatagatTTTAATAAGATTTGGACTGACAGCGGCTCATAAGAGAGACTGTTCGTGAGCGCGCTGCGCGTTCTCGTGGACATCTCTGTGAACGAGCCTACATCGTCTGTGATTATTCCCTTTTATCACCTCTCCTCCTGAAAAGACATTAGACAAGGATAAACCCAGACGGTTATAAGGTAAGCATCACCCATCAGATATGCTGATGAACACGATCGTGAGTGTTTATTcatacagtatttattttaaagtggtTCCTTCAGGATTCATCACAGTAACATATAAGctaatttataaaataaaaatgtattctaaGATATTAAGATCTTTATCATAAACATGCATGCGTTTGCTTTGTAGAGGAATTTGTAAaaaatcataaatcataaataaaatgatgttaATATTTCGTGCATTTCTACTGAATGGCCGACCTGCCTTCTAGATCTCTATAATCAAATGATGGCCTATCACATCTGAACATGGGCTGTAACAGATATTTAGCCTTTTCTTCACAATAATCCAAGAGCAAAATTTTATCTCCTTCATATTGAGGTTAAAGGCATTTTTCTCTTGTGTGcatacatatattttaaactgaccTACTTTGATAGAGAGCGACAGTCTGCCTCACAGATGTTATGAAGATgatattttttatgttgttcAGGAGAATAACCTGAGTTCTTCTTTTTGGTGAGAGGACATTATGTCACTATGGCTTAAGAGGATTTTATAGAGTATTGATCAGTGAGTAGTGAGCTCCAGTGTTCACCCACACAAAATCAAATGATTATTTCTGCAACAGCCAGATGtataatttctttatttcacacatttaaaggagcaCAAACTTAAACGTGATTCTCCTTTAATTTCTTCTTCCTGCACAGATGTCAGGAATAAACCAGCTGGTTGCAACCTGCTGGACTTGCCTCCTGCTCACTGCTTTCCTGTGTGAGCCTGTGCTGTCCAAGGGCGGTCGTGGAGGCTCCCGGGGCTCCTCTCGGGGTTCCTCCTCCCGCAGCTCCACAGCGGGGAATTACAGGGGCGGGGGCGCTTACGGTGGGACGCGCTCCCGCTACAGGGCGGCAGGGCGGTCGTCCCCAGTGAGggtcgcagcagcagcagcagcaggggcaGCGGTGGCTTTATCAGCCGATAAATGGTACGCCTCTGCTTACCGCCGCAGCAAAGCTGATAcctcagaggaggagctggattTCTTCAACAggaccaattactttgatgcaCTAATGTCTGGCTCCACTCAAAATGGATCTTCTCTCGCTCAACTGGTTTCTATCATTATTGCAACATTTTCCCCAAAGTTTGGACTCTTATTGGACAGTTTACTGTAGACTTTcaggttgtattttttttttaggaagaaTCCCTGATTGGGTCGAAGATCTGACTACCATGTGAGGTTCTAGCTGGAATTTGTTCTGTGAAAACCAGTAAGAGGTGCAACGCAACATGTCGTGTTAAGACGAAACAATAATAACATCactgtactgtacatttttGCACATATATCATCCACACCAAACTGACCAATGCATTACCAGCAAGGTATTTTACGTGACCTTTCACCCCTCAAAGAGTGCACGTTTGTCAAACCTACGTCGGTCCCTGTGTTAGAAACGTGGGCTGAAGTCCAGAGTTAGTTTTCCCCCTTAAAGCCTCCGTCCCAAGTCGAACTGAGGAAAATGTGGAATCAGTCAAAAATGCCAATTTACCGCTTTCACATGGCGGCCTTTTTCTTTGACCTCCAGCTCAGGGTTGCACTGCTGTAGTCAAGGTTTGCAAATATTCTAAAGAAGGAAATACGACAAAGCCCTATATTCTTACTGCTTCTCGATCGATCAGCAAATGGGAAGACAAAATATGGTGAAATCAAGAGACATCAGGCCTTATCTTCAAGTAAAACAAACTTGAAACAGACAGTCAAGTCACAGcaactaacattagcattcaaccCATTATAGCTAGCTTATTGTACGATAACTAGCTCCACTGCTAACTCGTGGTTGGGGACTTTTCCTTTCTTATGATGTTGTGGGAAAGTTTTAACAGAATAAATAGCTGATTTATGAGATTCACAATGTaaagtgaaaaaagacaatAGGTTGTTAAAAAGAGAGGGACATTGGGCCTCAGGCTCTTCAAGACTTTATAACCCATTAGGTAACAGCTAACGTTACCTTAAAGTTAGCTTCCAAACTCTACAATTAGTTAGGAACTTGTGTATTTCCTTTCGTATTGTGTCCCTTAAActatcaaacagaaaaaaatgctgatTAACCACTTTCACCAGATGAAAATGACAGATAGATAGTGATAAAGCAGGGCAATAATTGAGACAATACTGAGTTAACTTGGACCATGGTTTGAAGTGTAAATGTGGTTTTCCCAGTTAACTTGGGAAAACCACATTTACCACAAACCATTAGGTAATAGCTTAGCTAGAACAGCTAATCCTAGCTACCTTACTGTTAGCTAGCTACCTCTAGTTAGATTGCCAGTAATTTGGGCCTTCCCTTGCATATTGTCAAGATAACACTATTTGGTAATGATGAATGCTAAAGTTAGCTTATGTCCAACAGTAGCAGATGAGTTACTGAATATAATACCCTCCCAGATATTCAGATATTTGCCTGTAATTGTCTTCTTAGATGCTTGTCAACCCGGAGGCGGTGAAATGGCAAAGCTTTTTGAGATAACATTCTGTTTGGTTTTGCAAACGTTGAACACAGCAGGACGTggttaaaaaatagttttaactTCCCTCCCCGAttgtgacatcagaggaaaattgCCGCCATGTGAATGTGAGCATTCACGATAAACTTCAATAAAATCTCTGGCTGCCAGTTTAATTGTAGTGCCAAACTCTAATGCATCCCAGAAAACGTTTATTTTTGTATGATAAAATGCAAAAGGAAATCACCATTATTGCTGCTCAGAACAGCTAGAATTATTGTTTTTGGACTTGCTGGAGGTCATGTAGACCATTAAAGTTCAGGTGACCAAGcattcaaatattttctcttgTTGACAGAGTAAAAGTGCCAAGTTAAAACCAGCATAACCTCCTGAAACCAAACTgccaaatcatttaaaaaatacaagttcTCTATGATTTTAATGATGAcagacaaacggtgaatctCTGCCACAAGAATGGAACTGCATTTATCACAaccatttcaaatattttgtacTATAAACACCCTTTCATAACACTTAAAAtaaccctgtgtgtgttctcagaCCTTGTACAAAACCCTTCATGGCTGGGGGAGGacactagaaaaaaaaactgctgctcTCAACATTTTCCgtgttttttaaggtttccACAGTTTTGTCCCGGAAGGGatttttacctgcagcagacactCAGGAGCAACAGACTGTTCCACATCAAGTGCACTCTGTTATACGCTACAACACCTATGTACATAATAAAGAATTTGTTATAAGTGTCTATATGCTAATAAATATCCTGTTTACACCATGTCAGATGTTTGCGTCATGCATGCTCAAAGCTGAGAAAAACCTGAATCGAGGCaaaatcttttatttacaaAGTGTACAGAGATTTGGAAGATCTCAAGTCGTTCATATAGAAAACAGACGTAATCTAGTCTTTATGATGTCTAAAGCACGAGGACAGAGAAAGACTATGTTCACTTTATGACACTTGTGTGTGAAATATAAATTCTTCCAGTCGAGGGCAAACCCACAAACAGTCTCTGATGATATAACCCACAAACAGTCTCTGATGATATTCGTCAAAAAGGCTCCATCAGTCCAGCATGACTTGTCCCAGCTCTCCTTTCCTGAAGGCTCGTATGAAATTGTACGCGGCTGCCGTGTAGTTTGGGACAGTGACGGTAATGTTACCTGAGGGAGATGAGGGGAAAACTGTCAGAGTGAAGTGAGAGTGCACATAAGCCTGTCTGGTTAGCATGTAAGTACTCATtaaatatgtatacatatagTGCATAATAAGTTATGGGACAAattattttaagaaaagttttgttcttttaggaaatatgtaaaaaaaaaaatactgtgagGATGGTTTTGAAACTTTAATTACCTCTTTTTGACTGAAAGCAAAGCAGCCACAAGATCAATATTTTCTAATTCCTCTTTCCAGCTCAGAGTCTCAGATGCAATTTATATCAAACAtacatgattttttaaatgagatTATCACTTGTTTACTGGACAGCCTGTTTAGATGTACTGTTGTGTCCAGCATTTAATCATAGCAAAATTAAAGTTACTCACAGTTGATGGATTAAATCTGCTttttcaggtttaaaaatgaacatggTTAATTGTgaaatgatgtttaaaataagtTAGAAAGGgaaagtttttcttttgacatAAACTAAGTCcaatttagatttatttattgaagacATCAGGCTAATTAAGATCTTCTCATCTATCTTTAAGAAAGACAGCTAAAAACGTTATTTCCCCAAATCAGAACCTTTAACTCTTAATATGAATCAAAGTGAGCCATTAACTTTGTATGTAGCAGGAGTATTTTTATAATAAGCAATTTCTTACCAACTCCAGTGATGGCTTTGACCCGTTGAGTCTTTCCAAGTTTCACAGCGATGCGTTTAAGGACATTCTGTATGTCATCGCTCGGCTCTTGGAGGTCGTATTTCTCGACAtaactgcacaaaaacacacacacacagattaattaaaacaacaacagttatgAGAAGTAAGAGGAATACGCTTTTAATCTGAATgtgtatttattcatcattCTTCATACCTGAACTTCTCAAGCCTGTTTAGAGAATAAAGTAAGTAGTCTGCAATAATGTCTTCACCCACTAAATGGTCCAGGATAGTTCCTGaagtaagaaagaaaaacatatccAAAACACCTCTTATGAAGACAAAAGTCCAAGACATTTTacagaacacagaacaacacgTTTTCTATAAGCTGTTTCCTGAATGACAGTAAATCATTTTtaggagttaaaaaaataacctgTTTCTGCTCACCACATAAAGCCAGCTTCATGCCTGTTTCAATGCTCTCAATCTTAGGGGGCAAGACCCCAGGTGTGTCCAACAGGTGCATTATGGGTCGCTCACACACCTAAGGACAAAGACAGCTACAACACTGAATCCATGAACACATAAGTACACTTCAACAGAGACACTCATGTCCTCCACTCCTACCTGAATCCTAGTCAAGACTGCTTTAGTGATACCTGGTTCCCCTCCTACTCGAGATGCACGACCTAAGATGGTTACATAAGAATAATATTCATTGTTATATATTTTACCGGATCGATGTTCAACAACAGGTAACTACTTGACAACACAAACCTTTTTTCAAGTTTGTCCTTCTTAACGAGTTGATTAGAGATGATTTCCCTACGTTGGGCACCCCAATCACCATCATGCAATAATTTGTGttctgaaaaacacaatgacaagCTTTGagcaaaaatgtattaattaaattACCATAAACATATGGTGAGAAAGATAAAGTAAATATCACAGTGGAGATAAACGATTGAAGATGTGTTTACATTAGTAAGTGAAATTACATTAGGTagaatttttatttgatatgttgAATCACAGTTTGTGGAGGACATTACTTTTAAGAGgacatttttctgatattttgatATCTTGTAATGTACGTTATGAAAGACTTAATGGTAATAGTGTATAAATATTGGGCGATATGTGACAGAAAAATAAGACTGAGGTTGTTCTGCCGTCAGCGACAAAAGTTAAATCTTCATCAAGCTGCCATTTATAGTTGTTTTTTGTCAAAGTAGAAACGAATCATGCAACAAAATAGAAAGATCAAACTGACTGGTGTAAGAATACCTCTTCTCTGTTAAATCGTGCTTCGCTCTCGATAACTTTCACGACCATTGGCACcaactaaaacacaaatatacacagacATGGATTGCATAATCATGCTCAGCTTTTCATCGAAGAGTAAACTTCTGCAAACGTTCAAAAGTTCAGTTTTCAGTGAAGATGAGACCTCTACCTTTTTGACGTTTTCATCTCTCTGCTTTAAACAGTCGGTGAAGAGAACATTTCTCACCCCACGTTTTTCCAGCTTCTTCAGGATGCTCTGAAAAAGTCATTGTTGAGATATTAGTTTCAttttactgatttttaaaaatctggtgaCATGTGGCTCTTTACCTGCTTCTTGGAAAGATCAGCGAGGTCCATTTTGTTGAGAATGAGCAGATGTGGTCTGACGCTGAGACTCTCCTGAAACTCTGGGTTTCTTCCGGAGAGGGGGATGTTGCTCCATGTTAAAGAAGAAACTTTTTCCGATTTATCGCTCAAGAAAACCTCAGCATGGAAGGCAATAAAGACCCACTGggcctctgatttttttttaagccataACAATTCTATCTTCTatgaagaaattaaaacaaGAGATTGAAGCACTCTGTAAACTGAAGTCGTCTGCCTTTCCATATACTAATCAAGCCTTAAACTACACAAGGAAAAGGCATTGGTCAAGATCCCATACGTTAaatcacatttacaaaaatgtctgtggtagtagggctgggcgatatggaccaaaactcatatcttgatattgtttagctgaatggcgacactcgatatatatcgatatgtattttattaacagtgaaaacacatggaaaaataaactacctgtttatgaatttaaaaagtaatattataaatgttccttaaatacaataaaagagagagagaggaggagcagggttaagaggaacagacagtcagtcatcatcagtgagatgaggaaAAGGCAACCTGGCACCTCGagaacgttattttaatgcaacataaactatatccatattaacaatattgtcttaccctatatcttgtttgaaaatatatcgacatatcttaaaaactcgatatatttccgaGCCCTATGTGGTAGGAAACATAGTATACGAAACTTAGATTAATATATTCGACCACTAGGCCAGGTTTGATTTTAGTACGTCCAGTAAATCTCTGACGTCAGACCACTGATGTCCTCTGTGTAGAAAATTCTGCTGCAAGGATTTTAATTAACGAGGAGAAAATATAACGATGGCACTGACTACTTTTTAAACTACTTTAGATTTAAACGTTTTCTTTAATGACTGCCTGTTACATTAACAGAAGCTCTTTGTTAATTTAACACAAAATTAAACGTTTCTCTGCTGACTATCAATTTAGATTAAAGTGATTATTCAGTGATATTCAAGTCTTGCTTATCTGACAATGCATTTGATTATTCAATGCTGTGATGATCTATTTCTATCATTCATTTGTTGTAATTAACTTCAAAGGAAATGTatggaaaagtgttttttatgatAACAGCAGGCACCCAGTAGCACTAGCAGAAG
This window harbors:
- the sprn gene encoding shadow of prion protein, whose product is MSGINQLVATCWTCLLLTAFLCEPVLSKGGRGGSRGSSRGSSSRSSTAGNYRGGGAYGGTRSRYRAAGRSSPVRVAAAAAAGAAVALSADKWYASAYRRSKADTSEEELDFFNRTNYFDALMSGSTQNGSSLAQLVSIIIATFSPKFGLLLDSLL
- the mtg1 gene encoding mitochondrial ribosome-associated GTPase 1; its protein translation is MKLHQTLRNVSKFRSVFDFGGREVAHWFPGHMAKGLRQMRASLKSVDCIIEIHDARIPLSGRNPEFQESLSVRPHLLILNKMDLADLSKKQSILKKLEKRGVRNVLFTDCLKQRDENVKKLVPMVVKVIESEARFNREENTNYCMMVIGVPNVGKSSLINSLRRTNLKKGRASRVGGEPGITKAVLTRIQVCERPIMHLLDTPGVLPPKIESIETGMKLALCGTILDHLVGEDIIADYLLYSLNRLEKFSYVEKYDLQEPSDDIQNVLKRIAVKLGKTQRVKAITGVGNITVTVPNYTAAAYNFIRAFRKGELGQVMLD